One Peromyscus leucopus breed LL Stock chromosome 14, UCI_PerLeu_2.1, whole genome shotgun sequence genomic window carries:
- the LOC114689266 gene encoding serine protease inhibitor A3N-like — translation MLMMTRSLGMARVVPGAQACRTKKMALLVALGLFIVGICLVVLCLTYDTLGRDIEVHEDQNNGTKMDSLKLASINTDFAFSLYKELVLKNPNKNIVFSPLSISAALAILSLGASSNTLEEILEGLKFSLTETPEADIHRGFGHLLHMLTQPGDQVNISIGSMIFVEKRLQILAEFKEKARVLYQAEASMTDFQRPDEAKKLINDYVNKQTQGKIKELISDLDVRTVMVLVNYIYFKGKWKTSFDPEDTFESEFHLGNSRSVKVPMMHIEDLTTPYFQDEDLSCSVVELKYTGNASALFILPDEGRMQQVEASLKPETLRKWKDSLRPRMIDDLCMPKFSISTDYSLEKILPQLGIREVFSKEADLSRITGAKDLIVSQVVHKAVLDVAETGTEAAAATGVKFTLKSAKLDPFILSFDRPFLMIIFDTNTQTLLFLAKITNPKRG, via the exons ATGCTGATGATGACCAGGAGTCTTGGTATGGCACGAGTTGTTCCTGGAGCACAAG CTTGTAGAACAAAGAAGATGGCCCTCCTTGTAGCTCTGGGGCTCTTCATAGTGGGAATCTGCCTTGTTGTTCTCTGTCTAACATATGACACATTGGGAAGGGACATTGAAGTCCATGAAGACCAAAACAATGGGACAAAAATGGACAGTCTGAAACTGGCCTCCATCAACACTGACTTCGCCTTCAGCCTCTACAAGGAGCTGGTTTTGAAgaatccaaataaaaatattgtcttCTCCCCACTCAGCATCTCAGCTGCCTTGGCCATCCTATCTCTAGGAGCCAGCAGCAACACCCTGGAAGAGATTCTAGAAGGTCTCAAGTTCAGTCTCACAGAGACCCCCGAGGCAGACATCCACAGGGGCTTTGGGCACCTCCTCCACATGCTCACCCAGCCAGGAGACCAGGTGAATATCAGCATAGGCAGCATGATATTTGTTGAAAAGCGCCTACAGATCCTGGCAGAGTTCAAGGAGAAGGCAAGGGTGCTGTACCAGGCTGAGGCCTCCATGACTGACTTCCAGCGGCCTGATGAGGCCAAAAAGCTCATCAATGACTATGTGAACAAACAGACCCAGGGGAAGATCAAGGAACTGATCTCAGACCTGGATGTGAGGACAGTAATGGTGCTGGTGAACTACATCTACTTTAAAG GAAAATGGAAGACGTCCTTTGACCCTGAAGACACATTTGAGTCTGAGTTCCACTTGGGCAATAGCAGGTCTGTGAAGGTGCCCATGATGCACATTGAGGATCTGACCACGCCCTACTTCCAGGATGAGGACCTGTCCTGCTCTGTGGTGGAGCTGAAGTACACAGGCAATGCCAGCGCCCTGTTCATCCTCCCTGATGAGGGCAGGATGCAGCAGGTGGAAGCCAGCTTGAAACCAGAGACCCTGAGGAAATGGAAGGACTCTCTGAGGcccag GATGATCGATGATCTCTGCATGCCCAAGTTCTCCATCTCCACTGACTACAGCCTGGAGAAAATCCTTCCACAGCTGGGCATCAGGGAAGTCTTCTCCAAAGAGGCTGACCTGTCTAGGATCACAGGAGCCAAGGACCTGATAGTCTCTCAG GTGGTCCACAAGGCTGTGCTGGACGTGGCTGAGACAGGCACAGAAGCAGCTGCCGCCACAGGAGTCAAATTCACCCTCAAGTCTGCAAAATTGGACCcatttattttgagttttgacAGGCCATTCCTGATGATTATCTTTGACACAAATACTCAGACTCTACTCTTCTTGGCCAAGATCACAAACCCTAAAAGAGGCTAG